TCGAACTATTGTTAACATTGGCACAATGATAGCTCGAATAAGATTATATGTTGTCTCGACTGACTAaagttctttttaaaataattcatttttgtttgatgaTTTGTTTGTAGAAATTTTCCTTTGACCAATTCTGAATTTAAAACTAGTTTTAATAAACATACAAACTACCGCCAAACAAATGAGATTAAGAAATATAACCACCTTTGGCCAAATGATAtttaaaggaaacagtagtataatgCTGTTTGAAACTCATTATTCGATAGAAAAAgtcaaatccgggttacaaactaaaactgggagaaacgcattaaatacatTATAGTGTCATTCTTTTTATTACCTGTTTCATGACGTTACATTATAATTAGATTCTTTCTCCACATGTTTCATGACGTTACATTATAATGAGATTCTTTCTCCACATGTTTCATGACGTAACATTATAATGAGGTTCTTAATGCTTCATGATGTaactttataatgtaataattcCTTCCACTAGATACATGAAGTTACATTAAAATGCCATGCTTTCTTCATGATTAATGATGTAACATTTTAATGACTGTCATTCTTCCACGGGATACATGACGATACATTATATTGGTTTTTTGTCttatgagcaacacgacgggtgccacgtttggagcaggatctgcataTATTTtgtacccttccggagcacctgaagTTTTTGGTCGGGTTTGTGATGCTTAGTCTTtagctttctatgttgtgcgttgtgtcttgtatttttgtctgattgatctttttgtcttttttagccatggcgttatcgGTTCATTTTCGGTCTATGGGTTGgaatgttcctctggtatctttcgcccctcttttacatGACGTTAcattatgatgattttttttctttcacttatTAAGGATGTATTTAGGTGAGGTTTTAGAATTTGTGTCAGGTCTTTTCCAAAATTTTAGCAAATTCTAGATTTCTTTTCTTATTTGAGACCCGAATAATACATATGCAACTATAAGGAAAAAGTCCGAGTCGGTCTTTTCCCTGCCATATTTAAAAACTCTAAAATTTCGAAAAGAAGCTCCATGACCTTCaatatttcagtttatttttttcctttactgATGCTCTTTTGGCTTATTGTATCAAATTTGAAttcttgatttttaaatttcacctaTAAAGTACATCCATTAATGACGTTACgtaaggaatttttttttcaaatgtttcttAACGTAACGCTTTAATTTCATTCGTTCTTTCACATTGAAGAAATAATACCATCACAATGTAACGTCATTTAACATACGAATATAGAAAtccattaaaatgtaatttcCTGCAACATGTAGAAAAAAGTATGCTATTACAATTGTACGTCATAACATAGGTGGAGAAAAGAATACCGTTTTAACTTAACTTCATGTATCTCTTGGATGAAAGAATGCCATTAATTATGATGTCATATTTCTCatagaagaaagaaaaaatacatcCTCATGTGACTTCTTttaatatttggaaaaaaaatatggtaaggccgtacggtgacctataattgttaatgtttttgtcattttggtcttttgtggatagttgtctcattggcaatcataccacatcttcttttttatatattgcaaTGTTTTCTGTCTGCCACATGATACATGACGTTACATTATGATAACATTCCTCCTTCAACATTTAAATGACGGTACATTTTGATGTATTTCTTTATTCCACAGGTTTCAATGAAGTTGTATTATGACTACGATAATTTGATGATGAAAATGGAACGACAAGATGGTACAACTATCGTGCAGGATTTTAATCACGTGAGTATACGAAATAACAACACAAAGCCTTTAACGACAACATGTAGCTCTCACtgattaatattttcattttacgaaaaaacgaaaaattgttgaaaagcGTTTTAAGTTCAACttggtatttgtttttattgcagttCAGTGTGTTTGCTTTTTCGATGTTTTCCTATTATAATTGATGAGTGTTTATCGATTTTGCTTTGTGACCcgatttgtgttttgtttagtCGATTTGTGATTAattaacagcggtatactatacTACTGTTCCTTCATTCAagtgttaaatatataatagaTTAAGTCTTGTGTTTCATTTTAGAAAAAGCAGTATATACTGTCTGGAAAATCGTGTAGTAAAAATGACTTACCAAATGGATCAAATATGCAGCCACCATGCATACAAAGTGagtatatataatgttttgtttttgaaaaagtgtATTATTTTGGATTTTCTGTCTTTTGATACTAGCAATTGCAACATATCTACGCgtttgaataaacaaaaaacaatacaaatttaCAATCGTCAAAAAACTTGATtaccaatcttttttttaactaggCAATGCTACATACAGAGGAAGGAACACTATCGGTGATGACGTATCTTATGACGTGGATACATGGTTTATTGAGAGCTCCTCATGGGGAAACCTCACAGTATCTGTAATGGCACATGATTGTACCCTGGTAGTGCAAGGAATCAGTAAAAATGCAAACAATGGTTAACTTTCTCTCAATTTAGTTTATCGTTAactggtttaataatttcaacattttaatagCGAACTTCCCCGTTTTCAGCCATTATATACCCTTTGGTCCATTGTTTAGTGTTTAAATATCTTAATTGAAACGTAACGCTAGTGCATGTTCATGATATACGGACTTCGTGAGAATGAGGCTCCTAACACTAAATTAGGTCAATAAGAGTTTTAAGGAAGAACgtctgaaattaaaacaaaaacccaCTAGATGGAATTTCCGATCACAATCAAGAATTGATTGgccaatataaaataaataagcgTCTCAACTCTGAACGACATGTTGGTCTTAGAACTTAAGATTCCAGAATAGTGGTCGTTTCTGTTatttaagtgccagtctttgtaagaatcggTCAATTTAGggtaaatattaaaacatgattagaaaaatcccaccgagctaatcatgatatttaatatatactaACAATCATCCTGAGTTAAAGTATTAGTCTTTcctttgtgtgtgtctggtaatatcaaataacttggttagaaaattggttagaatgatagcacattacagagttatctccccttattcgttgatttctagtgcatttcaaccaaagtTGTATattctattaccagaacagaaaacggtaatgtatgttatttttgtgcataaccacatattatgaactgaaatcaatgtcaaattgggtgagttattttggtcatgttttccccactgcctgattcttaggcagactggcacttaacaATCGTGTCCTATACCAGATATGACTTTTTCACTGCATACATAGCAGGCGACGTTTACCCTGTCGACGCAATTGGTATCGCTCCTGTCCGAGATGgagcgtttccctcggtttttgtTTGCTAACTTGATTTGTCTACGAAATTCACTTttcgggttttttttgtgttcctGAATAAACAAGTTCAGGATTGGACTTTTCGCGATACCTAAATTGATTTATTAGATATTTACTTCGGTAAAATAGTTTTGCCTTTATCAAATAAACACAGTCTGTCTGTACCAATTCTGGTTAATATATTACCTATACCATGCGCTCTTTGTAATTGTTGTTCGTGTCTCtgtttatacaattatttttaaaccatACAATACCTTTTAAAGCACAACTATATAAAACACTTCTAATCATGTTAGCTATTAGCTAGAATATAGGAAAGAGCAAATTTAATCGTATGGTACTGCACAAATATGTTTTCGTCTTCTGGTGCAATTCAGTCCACCATCTTGTGAGGTATCTAACTGATAAATTATCTTACTTGATATGATTTGTAAATGATAAGTTAACTTTGTTTATGTGAAAtcagttcatatttttttcagttgtgTCGCAAACAACAATATTTTACCACAACGTACAATATACAACTCTAGAGGCAACAACATTCCAGGTACCACAGAATTGTTCAGAGAGCTGAACAATTAAACATagcatatttaaaataaacgCATATTAACTTGTGGTGTGTTCTGTTCATATAATTTGCCTTTACATACTTATGGTGTTACCAAATTAactcaaataaaggcaacagtaggataccgctgttcaaaagtcataaatcgattgagagaaaacaaaatccgggttacaaaccaaaaccacATCAgctataagaaaaaaacaaagaaacaacagaaacattttaagtgcaaaaaaaaccaaaaaacacaTGTTTCCTAGTCATATAATATGCTTTTACATACCATTGACTAAtattatttgaacattttgttttttcccAACTACACCTCCCAatgatatcaccagcccagtagttagcACGTCTGTGGTGAAAtgatttatcattgatatagtcataataattataagttaactgtttacaaaacattattttttttaaatactaagatTTTTCTATCTccggaatagataaccttatctatatttggcaacacttttagttaattttggtccttaatgctctccaacttcgtactttatttagcctttttaacatatttttattcgAGCACcactgatgattcttttgtagacgaaacgtgcgtctggggaaaatacaaaaaaaaagtaaaatcccaaaaatactgaacttagaggaaaatcaattcaaatttcaatcctagtatctttgatgagtttatttatttgtatttgatagaaatttctAACACGTATCTatactatttttcttttaattcctTCGTTATGAATCAATGagtgtttattatatttatacgGAATTTTCTATAGTTTGATACACCTCTGCCGGTGGTCTACCAGTCCTATAGGGTATAGTCATCACAGTAGTTGGAACTTTTATACTTATATGATTTATAACTATCATTTCCAAAATTGACCGTTTATCAATTTcaaagtaaagaaaaaataagGTTTCAACTTATTCTGGCAAAGTTGACCTAAGATGGATTTggctatttttttgtatgtccTTTTGGTCGATATCAATAACAACAGAAGTACACATGATTAAATGTCTTGCCGGCTGAAATTCTCATAATTCAActtattttgaatttctttgataaattgtaAGCGGTCACTGTAGATATAATACGTTTCATTCCAtgcaattttattcaaatatgtaCAATAACAAATTCATCAGATAATATCTGACGTCACATTATCATCAGAGGCAATTCAACATAAGTACAAACACAACAATTCTTTAGCATTGATCACAGTCAAATATTACTGTATATGGTTTCAGTAGGACAACCGGGTGTGCCTACTGGTTatctggtatgattgccaatgagacaaatatccaacagagttcaaatgaagtgatTTTTAGGATTTATGATCAAAACATAAGTGCATGTTCTTTTCTataatttacaaaacacaaaaaatgtgtatttccccataattgaaaagaaaaggatttttgtttacaaattgcATTTCTCTTCAATAATTTTCTACTTGCTATTTTTTACCATTTGGGTATAATCGCCCTCATATTGCGATGACGACTTTATATTATGAAATAATCTCAACGATTTTCAcaacataatttatattttataaataactaaGCCCTATATAGCAGTTTCTGGTCATCATGTACgtatctgaaaataaatttacaaaaattgaatttatttacacTGTGGTGACAACGAAAAGTAAAATAGCAAATATACCGACATCTGAGTTTTtttcgcagaaagctcgacatagggttAGTGATTCGGCGCCGGCGGCGTTCGCTTACTTCTTAAGCGCTTTACATTTTAGAACGTGGAAGACCtgaatgcttcatactttgtatacagATGCCACATGtaacgaagtttccgtcagtcacatgtctaatgtccttaaaattattttcatggttcagtgactacttgaaaaaaaagttaagattttttgtaatgttaaattctcttattataagtattagaataactatatatttggtatgtgcgtaccttgcaaggtcctcatgcctgtcagacagttatcacttgacctcgacctcattatATGGaccagtgaacaaggttaagttttgatGGTAAGTcgatatctcagatactataagcaataggtctagtatatttggtgtatggaaagactgtaaggtgtacatgtccaacttacaggtgtcatctgaccttgaactcattttcattgttcactggtcaaagtttttaagtttttgtctttttttcttataccatattatgatctatatgtcagtcgcgcagattttatttgaccttgacctaattttcacggttcattgctcagtattaagtttttgtgttttggtctgttcttcttaaactataagctaTAGGTCatctatatttattgtatgGAAAAATTGTGAGCTGTACATGTTTGCCTGttcatctaaccttgacctcattttcatgacggttcattggtcaatgtttaggttcttggttaatgttaagtttatgtgacagttgtaagaaagctttatatttaggactatcaacataatatcaatggttagtaaagaaggcgagacatttaagcgtgtgcactcttgttatatTCTTATAGTACTGTGTTGATTCGTCAATATtcgttgaataccaattttcgtggatttcatggGAACAAGGGAACCgcgaatttaaatttttaacgaCATACTAAGTCGTACACATAcatttgccaaaaccacgaaattagatatccacgaaaatgcaagttttcctctaTCAAAAGAAAATCAGTACCGTGAccacgaaaataaattaatacacaTAACATATCTGTTATAATTGTAGCTTATGATAATGCAAATTGAGACTTTTTTCATATGTGCCATTTCTTAAAATTGGCTGTTTCTGAATATAAGAAGTTTaagagaaaatttaaaaaaatagtttaactgTTACTTACTAATGACAATGTTTTGGTCGTGTCATCACTGACTCAGAGTATGGGTGTATACTGATATCTGCTGTAGTATATGACATAGCAGTGTAAccttaaaagtaaaatgaatcATCGAATGTAGCAGACATtagatataaatatgtataaagtaaCTGCTTAGAAATAtgccatataaaaaagaaacaacaaataaaaagtaaaaagtaaaataacaaaaataccgaaatcTGCATCCTTATTTTCCGTGACTGCAACATAGGAAAAATTTGTTGTTGCATTACTATGGACTCAATCAACTAtgtattgttaaatattttaacgATTACGCACAGTATTATCATTATTAAGACATACTGTAAAGTTAAAATAGAGAATtgaaaaggggaatgtgtcaaagagataaacAACCCTATCaaacagcagaaaacagccagcaatgggtcttcaacacagcgaaaaAATCCAACAACCGGAAGCGTGTTTCAACTGGCCTCTATACAAATAGGTTTACTAGGTTAGTAATAATGGATGttatactaaactccaaaacatacaaatgaactaaaatttaaaatcatacaagactaacaattGCCCGAGGCTCCTGACATAGGACGGGCGCAAACATGCGGCATGATAACATTATTATATGGAGGAGAAAATTGTAAGACAGTTGTCTTCTGGACTAGATAACTGGTATGAATGtaatacaaattgaaatatttgctgTACCTCCTTCGAATGTTCCATACTCAATCTGTGAAACCGGCCAGCAATCTGGTGTAGTTACAGAGCGAACAACTGTCACATTGGTACTGGGTATTACATATTTCCAGATCTGAACTTCTAAATTGTTATCCGGCGGTCCAATTGATCGTTGCGCAATCAGTTGTGCATCATCTGTTAATAATTGGacaatattatatacaaatatctaaataaaGTTTGCATTGCTACTATTCagttattttcatgaaattttattagtttattagttgttatttggTATACGTAAAGAAGCGATGCTATATTTGCTGTAAACCAGTTATCAATAAcaaaggaattatttcgattcaaCATGACACACTGCTTTAGTATCTTAAACCATAAACTTGAGTCATGTCTTACAGTTATGTCAAGGTAGACCTTATCATGTACTTCAGTGGTCGTTCTTGATATTCCACTACAACAACAAAAGCTATGTTGACTGAAACTTTTACTACTACAATTGCAACTTATTCTACTAATACTAACTGTGGCTAATTGTACTACTACAACTTATTCTACTAATACTAACTGTGGCTACTTGTACTACTACTACTTATACTACTAATACTAACTGTGGCTACTTGTGCTACTACAACTTATTCTACTAATACTTACTGTGGCTACTTGTACTACTACAACTTATTCTACTAATACTAACTGTGGCTACTTGTGCTACTACAACTTATTCTACTAATACTAACTGTGGCTACTTGTACTACTACAACTTATTCTACTAATACTAACTGTGGCTACTTGTACTACTACTACTTATACTACTAATACTAACTGTGGCTACTTGTACTACTACAACTTATTCTACTAATACTAACTGTGGCTACTTGTGCTACTACAACTTATTCTACTAATACTAACTGTGGCTACTTGTACTACTACTACTTATACTACTAATACTAACTGTGGCTACTTGTACTACTACAACTTATTCTACTAATACTAACTGTGGCTACTTGTGCTACTACAACTTATTCTACTAATACTAACTGTGGCTACTTGTACTACTACAACTTATTCTACTAATACTAACTGTGGCTACTTGTACTACTACTACTTATACTACTAATACTAACTGTGGCTACTTTTACAACTACTACTTATTATACTAATACTAACTGTGGCTACTTCTGCTACTACAACTTATTCTACTAATACTAACTGTGGCTACTTGTACAACTACTACTTATTATACTAATACTAACTGTGGCTACTTGTGCTACTACAACTTATTCTACTAATACTAACTGTGGCTACTTGTACAACTACTACTTATTATACTAATACTAACTGTGGCTACTTGTGCTACTACAACTTATTCTACTAATACTAACTGTGGCTACTTGTACAACTACTACTTATTATACTAATACTAACTGTGGCTACTTGTGCTACTACAACTTATTCTACTAATACTTACTGTGGCTACTTGTACAACTACTACTTATTATACTAATACTAACTGTGGCTACTTGTGCTACTACAACTTATTCTACTAATACTTACTGTGGCTACTTGTACAACTACTACTTATTATACTTATACTAACTGTGGCTACTTGTACAACTACTACTTATTATACTTATACTAACTGTGGCTACTTGTGCTACTACAACTTATACTACTAATACTAACTGTGGCTACTTGTACAACTACTACTTATTCTACTAATACTTACTGTTGCTACTTGTACAACTACTACTTATTCTACTAATACTTAATGTGGCTACTTGTACAACTACTACTTATTCTACTAATACTTAATGTGGCTACTTGTACAACTACTACTTATTCTACTAATACTTACTGTGGATACTTGTACTACTCGGTGATATATTACTTCTATACATTCTTCGAAATTTCTAGTACTGCTCTCAGTAGTTTTTCATCTTTGAGTTTTTTCCTAATGAAGGATTTCAGTACTTATCTGtaatttacatgtagtttatactTACTTGGTATACATTGATCTTGTATTGGTACCGTCAGTTTCTCTACAGAACATCGTCCTAGAtctattttataagttttaccCTGAAAATATGTCATTACTcgtattacatacatgtattggtATATAAATTCGATGATTGATAATGAAGATAACGACCAGTACTGTacataaaataagtttaaaggaGATGTGCATTCTATCGCAAACTctttttgttattcttaaataaaacatataaacgaCAGTGTGTTGACTAGTTCCACTAAGTAGACCGTCGCTCCCTCGGGGCTGCAATGTACTCTCATTtcaccatttttattttatatgagaCAAATTAATGAATTTTGCAAATTCCCAATTTTGTTTACCaaattatcctttttttttgtatgtttgtgtgAAAAGTGAGCACGTGCAAGTACCataacaacatattttaaagGGGGCTCtttaacatttcttttaattgtttagaTGGTACATAGTGACATGTGCTCTTTGTTTGCGGTTCCAAAAACTAGGTAAAATATACTCTTTGTTCGTGTCGTCGTGGGTATAAAAAACTAATTGTTCTTAATTTTTCGATATTCAACTTTAAAAAGACTTAATTCGAAATTTACATGAAAAATGTTTGacatataacaaatattcaaaggagtaggtccggtaagggccgattttggcctcaaatttgtCAGATTCATATAACGAAAGACTTtcgacactttttttaaaaacacttaagtgtctatttcaattgattcggTTAGTTTTTGTacaagattttaactgatttagtcattaaaaacgctctgattcaagcttaaatatgaaacatctatcaaatatgcaaaaaaaccgtcacttttcagatgctttttttcaaaaatgaaattggacgcatccgtgttcatcgccaacctttatatatgttatgtattaccATCAAATACAtctaacatttcaatattatgaatgaacacgacaCCTTCAATTAAGACGGAAACCATCTAAAATTTAACCGAAATGCTAAAAtagtgaagatttcagtaatttagcatgacttcatgatgctagtacccgatatatatgtgcattgtattgtaaaaaaatagcCCATATTTATGAAGCAGTACCATTATACTTCCCAATAAACAGCCAAAAGATTACATgctcacaattttgtaaaactgctatattttggggccaaataggagtcttactgaacctactcctttaagaaagaaaaaaacttagGCCTTTTCTTTATTGAGCTTCAGAATAGCTAAAC
The genomic region above belongs to Mytilus trossulus isolate FHL-02 chromosome 7, PNRI_Mtr1.1.1.hap1, whole genome shotgun sequence and contains:
- the LOC134726926 gene encoding uncharacterized protein LOC134726926 — its product is MKLYYDYDNLMMKMERQDGTTIVQDFNHKKQYILSGKSCSKNDLPNGSNMQPPCIQSNATYRGRNTIGDDVSYDVDTWFIESSSWGNLTVSVMAHDCTLVVQGISKNANNG
- the LOC134726927 gene encoding uncharacterized protein LOC134726927, whose amino-acid sequence is MMFPILVVIFVECLTSSVSGTCCVPPVFQTEMDVTGGLINLQTNHKEFFDRRVHLYFDYHRKMTRTDTIVTLSENMTFTHTEIVDYHHGKTYKIDLGRCSVEKLTVPIQDQCIPNDAQLIAQRSIGPPDNNLEVQIWKYVIPSTNVTVVRSVTTPDCWPVSQIEYGTFEGGYTAMSYTTADISIHPYSESVMTRPKHCH